A section of the Labrus bergylta chromosome 21, fLabBer1.1, whole genome shotgun sequence genome encodes:
- the rhot2 gene encoding mitochondrial Rho GTPase 2, which yields MKQDVRILLLGEPKVGKTSLIMSLVGEEFPEEVPSRAEEITIPADVTPEKVPTHIVDYTEKEQSDEVLRDEIVKANVVCVVYDVTNEDTIDKIKTKWIPLVNGEAEKGSKVPIILVGNKSDLRCGSSMETILPIMNQFSEIETCVECSAKNLKNISELFYYAQKAVLHPTAPLYDPEDKQLKPLCVRALSRIFYVSDQDNDRILSDAELNCFQKSCFGNPLAPQALDDVKTVVWKNTSDGVQDNGLTLNGFLFLNTLFIQRGRHETTWTILRKFGYDDNLELTDDFLYPELRVPVSCTTELNQFGHQFLQRLFDKYDEDKDSALSPTELKNLFCVCPYMPWGAEVYMTVPTTDEGYISNHGFLCQWTLSAYLDIHRCLEHLGYLGYPILTEQESQTAAITVTREKEADLEKCQTQRSVFLCKVIGPRGTGKTAFLQAFVGRNIVNKENSSSAFSPYAINTVKVSNQEKYLILNEVDVEVEFLKASDASCDVACLMYDASDPHSFDYCASIYKQHYMESNIPCVLVASKVDLPEAKQFHGMTPAEFCYKHRLPPPLPFSSLFLDSTSKTIYNRLAWTAMYPHLKGSDMSSTSFWLRVALGSAVVAVLGFAFYRAVVRVK from the exons ATGAAACAGGACGTCAGAATACTGTTACTGGGGGAGC CCAAGGTGGGGAAGACATCCCTGATCATGTCTTTGGTTGGAGAGGAGTTTCCAGAGGAG GTTCCCTCCAGAGCTGAGGAGATCACCATCCCCGCCGACGTGACTCCAGAGAAGGTGCCCACACACATAGTGGACTACACAG AAAAAGAGCAGAGTGATGAAGTCCTCCGAGATGAAATTGTCAAG GCAAATGTGGTCTGTGTAGTGTATGATGTCACCAATGAGGACACGATAGACAAG atCAAAACTAAATGGATCCCTCTAGTTAACGGAGAAGCAGAGAAAGGCAGCAA AGTTCCCATCATCCTTGTGGGAAACAAGTCTGATCTGCGCTGTGGAAGCTCAATGGAAACCATTCTTCCCATCATGAACCAGTTCTCTGAGATTGAGACGTGTGTTGAG tgCTCTGCAAAGAACCTGAAAAATATCTCGGAGCTCTTTTACTATGCACAGAAGGCAGTTCTTCACCCCACTGCCCCTCTCTACGACCCTGAGGACAAACAG CTCAAACCATTGTGCGTCCGAGCCCTCAGCAGAATATTCTACGTGTCTGACCAGGACAACGACCGTATTCTCAGTGACGCTGAACTCAACTGCTTTCAG AAATCTTGCTTTGGGAATCCTCTGGCACCTCAAGCCTTAGACGACGTGAAGACGGTAGTTTGGAAGAACACCAGTGATGGCGTGCAGGATAACGGCCTGACCCTGAATG GTTTCTTGTTTCTTAATACATTATTTATCCAGAGGGGGAGACATGAAACCACATGGACAATCCTCAGGAAGTTTGGTTATGACGACAACCTTGAGCTGACTGATGACTTCCTTTACCCTGA ACTACGAGTCCCTGTCAGCTGCACCACAGAGCTCAATCAGTTTGGTCACCAGTTCCTCCagagactgtttgacaagtatGATGAG GACAAAGACTCTGCCCTGTCACCGACAGAGCTAAAGAAcctgttctgtgtgtgtccttATATGCCATGGGGTGCAGAGGTCTACATGACCGTCCCCACCACAGACGAGGGCTACATCTCTAATCACGGCTTCCTTTGTCAGTGGAC GCTTTCTGCATACCTTGACATTCACCGTTGCCTGGAGCACCTAGGATACCTAGGCTACCCAATCCTCACTGAGCAGGAGTCACAGACTGCAGCGATCACAG TAACACGGGAGAAAGAGGCGGACCTGGAGAAATGCCAGACACAGCggtctgtgtttctgtgcaagGTGATTGGACCGCGGGGGACAGGCAAGACAGCCTTTCTCCAGGCCTTTGTCGGCCGCAACATTGTG AATAAGGAAAATTCCAGCAGTGCCTTTTCTCCCTATGCCATAAACACTGTTAAGGTCAGCAACCAGGAGAAGTACCTTATT CTCAATGAGGTAGATGTGGAGGTGGAGTTCCTGAAGGCGTCTGACGCTTCCTGTGATGTTGCCTGTCTCATGTATGATGCCAGTGACCCTCATTCCTTTGACTATTGTGCCAGCATTTACAAG CAACACTACATGGAGAGCAACATCCCATGTGTGCTGGTCGCCTCCAAAGTGGACCTTCCTGAAGCTAAGCAGTTCCACGGGATGACTCCTGCTGAGTTCTGTTATAAACACCGACTGCCTCCTCCGCTGCCCTTCTCCAGCCTGTTCCTCGACTCCACCAGCAAAACCATCTACAACAGGCTTGCCTGGACAGCTATGTACCC